One Planktothrix sp. FACHB-1365 genomic window carries:
- a CDS encoding P-II family nitrogen regulator has protein sequence MKKIEAIIRPFKLDEVKIALVNAGIVGMTVSEVRGFGRQKGQTERYRGSEYTVEFLQKLKVEIVVEDSQVDMVLEKVIAAARTGEIGDGKIFISPVEEIIRIRTGEKNLEAI, from the coding sequence TTGAAGAAGATAGAAGCAATTATTCGGCCTTTTAAGCTTGATGAGGTCAAAATCGCCCTGGTCAATGCAGGTATTGTTGGGATGACCGTTTCTGAAGTTAGAGGTTTCGGACGTCAGAAGGGTCAAACAGAACGTTATCGAGGTTCGGAATATACTGTTGAGTTCTTGCAAAAACTCAAAGTCGAAATTGTTGTAGAAGATAGCCAAGTGGATATGGTTTTGGAGAAAGTCATCGCTGCTGCTCGCACCGGGGAAATTGGTGATGGTAAGATCTTTATCTCTCCAGTGGAAGAAATTATCCGCATTCGTACTGGAGAAAAAAACTTAGAAGCAATTTAA
- the ilvB gene encoding biosynthetic-type acetolactate synthase large subunit — protein MQLKTKIAAKRATGAYALMDSLKRHGVKHIFGYPGGAILPIYDELYRFEATGDLQHILVRHEQGAAHAADGYARATGQVGVCFGTSGPGATNLVTGIATAQMDSIPMVVITGQVPRAAIGTDAFQETDIYGITLPIVKHSYVVRDPKDMARIVAEAFHIASSGRPGPILIDIPKDVGLEEFDYIPVNPGEVTLPGYRPTVKGNTRQINQAIKLIRQAERPLLYVGGGAISAGAHSEIKELAELFNLPVTTTLMGKGSFDESHPLSVGMLGMHGTAYANFAVTECDLLIAVGARFDDRVTGKLDEFASRAKVIHIDIDPAEVGKNRAPDVPIVGDVRQVLVDLLRRCHETGGGTEASQTAEWLQRIQRWREDYPLVIPNYEDSLSPQEVIDTLGKMAPNAYYTTDVGQHQMWAAQFLKNGPRQWISSAGLGTMGYGMPAAMGAKTALPNEEVICVAGDASIQMNIQELGTLGQYGINVKTVIVNNGWQGMVRQWQETFYGERYSSSNMQPGMPDFVMLAQAYGVKGIKVTRREELKEAIAEMLAYDGPVLMDVQVKRDENCYPMVAPGKSNAQMIGLPERTKLETIELVYCSNCGAKNVASNHFCPECGTKL, from the coding sequence GTGCAACTAAAAACTAAAATAGCTGCAAAACGGGCAACGGGTGCTTACGCATTGATGGATAGTTTGAAACGCCATGGCGTAAAGCATATTTTTGGTTATCCAGGTGGAGCGATTTTACCCATTTATGATGAGCTCTACCGCTTTGAAGCCACTGGAGATTTGCAACATATTCTCGTGCGTCATGAACAGGGAGCCGCCCATGCGGCGGATGGTTACGCACGAGCAACGGGTCAAGTCGGGGTGTGTTTTGGCACGTCTGGGCCAGGAGCGACGAATTTAGTCACTGGAATTGCGACAGCCCAAATGGATTCAATTCCGATGGTGGTGATCACAGGACAGGTTCCTCGTGCTGCTATTGGTACGGATGCGTTCCAAGAAACGGATATCTACGGTATCACCCTTCCAATTGTGAAGCATTCCTATGTGGTGCGTGATCCCAAGGATATGGCTCGAATTGTGGCTGAAGCGTTCCATATTGCCAGTAGTGGACGTCCTGGCCCGATATTAATTGATATTCCTAAAGATGTAGGTTTAGAAGAATTTGATTATATTCCCGTTAACCCTGGAGAAGTCACCTTACCCGGATATCGGCCAACGGTCAAAGGCAATACTCGCCAAATTAATCAAGCGATTAAATTAATTCGCCAAGCAGAAAGACCGTTGTTATATGTGGGGGGAGGCGCGATTTCTGCTGGAGCCCACTCTGAAATTAAAGAGTTAGCAGAACTGTTTAACCTACCTGTGACGACAACTCTCATGGGTAAGGGGTCGTTTGATGAAAGCCATCCCCTATCGGTGGGAATGTTGGGAATGCACGGCACCGCCTATGCAAATTTTGCGGTGACGGAATGCGATTTATTAATTGCCGTTGGTGCTCGTTTTGATGACCGAGTGACAGGGAAACTAGATGAATTTGCCTCCCGTGCTAAGGTGATTCATATTGATATTGATCCGGCGGAAGTTGGGAAAAACCGCGCCCCTGATGTTCCCATTGTTGGGGATGTTAGACAGGTGTTAGTGGATTTATTGCGTCGATGTCATGAAACCGGCGGTGGGACGGAAGCTAGCCAAACGGCGGAATGGTTACAACGCATTCAACGCTGGCGAGAAGATTATCCCCTGGTTATCCCCAACTACGAGGATTCTCTTTCCCCCCAAGAGGTAATCGATACTTTGGGGAAAATGGCTCCGAATGCCTACTACACAACGGATGTGGGACAGCACCAAATGTGGGCGGCTCAATTCCTGAAAAATGGCCCCCGTCAGTGGATTTCTAGCGCTGGTTTAGGAACGATGGGTTATGGAATGCCCGCAGCCATGGGAGCAAAAACCGCCCTACCCAATGAAGAAGTGATTTGTGTGGCTGGGGATGCCAGTATTCAGATGAATATTCAGGAGTTGGGAACCCTGGGTCAATATGGCATTAATGTGAAAACCGTGATTGTCAATAATGGTTGGCAAGGCATGGTACGTCAGTGGCAAGAAACCTTCTATGGCGAGCGCTATTCTTCTTCTAATATGCAGCCTGGAATGCCTGATTTTGTGATGTTAGCGCAGGCTTACGGGGTGAAGGGAATAAAAGTGACTCGCCGGGAGGAACTCAAAGAGGCTATTGCAGAAATGTTGGCTTATGATGGCCCGGTATTAATGGATGTGCAGGTGAAACGGGATGAAAACTGTTATCCGATGGTAGCACCGGGTAAGAGCAATGCTCAAATGATCGGTTTACCCGAACGGACAAAACTCGAAACCATTGAGTTAGTATATTGCAGCAATTGTGGCGCGAAAAATGTAGCCAGCAATCATTTCTGTCCTGAGTGTGGAACTAAACTTTAA
- a CDS encoding tetratricopeptide repeat protein, giving the protein MSEFPISVNLYVASSEEIVENLIPFFARLDDDQVQKAIAHFFVKFQQKPGLGAVVYQKLAAYYYQQNQVDLAINLYQYSIQLNPKFELAYYELGNIFAQFQQWEKAINTYNKILEFKPNAGHIDERIAEVYYQQENWEQARFYYQKAVKSQPNLWLSFYKLGEIYFRQQDWLEAIATYQVSIYHKSDFPWSYFRLGECFAGVENWQASAQTYEKAIELLPDFYWGYQALGQIYLKLEAWEKAVNLYQRASRLESDYYCCYKDLAYAYLRLGEWEKALKNYQKAVELKIELSPQDQHWKDLLSQLKDQPIEFSTTIDHPKSIKVFLPFPISSPLFSPDSYFVIKQLQKNDIEFTSNPDQADLIIAENLKILELFSYKYKKHKRYLLYTEEPRFDINFSQQISLNNINIQIMNIYTQDVFINNYTCCIWHKRVDAVNQSLSLLKDTHFNRKKDKKVVTLTTKKQNSSLLRDGNNIDLNGLRCEIALIGYYLGKVDIYGQGWEKGVSLEDSREGDWTIRKLEILQDYHFNLCFENTIAPYYCTEKIWDGIIAGCLPIYYGGEHSTIYEDFPPNSFIDYCQFNSPIELFNYIDQMEWSEYQHRMNLCIDTFNKMAKIMKENQYFIPNRTDCLIKRIIAMFA; this is encoded by the coding sequence ATGTCTGAATTTCCTATTTCTGTTAATTTATATGTGGCTTCTAGTGAAGAAATTGTTGAGAATTTAATACCTTTTTTTGCTCGGCTTGATGATGATCAAGTTCAGAAAGCGATCGCTCATTTCTTTGTTAAATTTCAGCAAAAACCGGGATTAGGTGCGGTTGTTTATCAGAAATTAGCTGCTTACTATTACCAACAAAATCAAGTTGATTTAGCCATTAATCTGTATCAGTATTCTATTCAATTAAATCCTAAATTTGAACTCGCTTATTATGAACTTGGAAATATTTTTGCTCAATTTCAACAATGGGAAAAGGCTATAAATACTTATAATAAAATTTTAGAATTTAAACCCAATGCAGGTCATATTGATGAAAGAATTGCAGAGGTTTATTATCAACAAGAAAACTGGGAACAAGCTCGATTTTATTATCAAAAAGCCGTTAAATCTCAGCCGAATCTTTGGCTTTCATTTTATAAACTCGGTGAAATTTATTTTCGTCAGCAAGATTGGTTAGAAGCGATCGCCACTTACCAAGTTTCAATTTACCACAAATCAGACTTTCCTTGGTCATATTTTCGTTTAGGGGAATGTTTCGCAGGAGTAGAAAATTGGCAAGCATCAGCCCAAACTTATGAAAAAGCAATTGAATTATTACCAGATTTTTATTGGGGTTATCAAGCCTTGGGTCAAATTTATTTAAAATTAGAAGCTTGGGAAAAAGCGGTTAATCTGTACCAGCGTGCTAGTCGGTTAGAATCAGATTATTATTGCTGTTATAAAGATTTAGCTTATGCTTATCTGAGGTTAGGAGAATGGGAAAAAGCGTTAAAAAATTATCAGAAAGCAGTTGAACTGAAAATAGAACTCTCTCCCCAAGATCAACACTGGAAAGATCTTTTAAGCCAACTCAAAGATCAGCCTATTGAATTCAGCACTACTATTGATCATCCTAAAAGTATTAAAGTATTTCTTCCCTTTCCCATTAGTTCACCCTTGTTTAGTCCTGATAGTTATTTCGTGATTAAACAATTGCAAAAAAATGATATTGAATTTACCTCTAACCCAGATCAGGCAGATTTAATTATTGCTGAAAATTTGAAGATTTTGGAACTTTTTAGTTATAAATATAAAAAACATAAACGATATCTTTTGTATACGGAAGAACCTCGTTTTGATATCAATTTTTCTCAGCAAATCTCTTTAAATAACATTAATATCCAGATTATGAATATCTATACTCAGGATGTTTTTATCAATAACTATACTTGTTGTATTTGGCATAAAAGAGTAGATGCTGTTAATCAATCTTTATCTTTATTAAAAGACACTCATTTTAATCGTAAAAAAGATAAAAAAGTTGTAACATTAACGACGAAAAAGCAGAATTCTAGCTTATTGAGAGACGGAAATAATATAGATTTGAATGGGTTACGCTGTGAAATTGCCTTAATAGGGTATTATTTAGGAAAAGTTGATATCTATGGTCAAGGTTGGGAGAAAGGTGTGTCTTTAGAAGATTCTAGGGAGGGAGATTGGACAATCAGAAAATTGGAAATTTTACAAGATTATCATTTTAATCTGTGTTTTGAGAATACCATTGCTCCCTATTATTGTACAGAGAAAATTTGGGATGGGATTATTGCAGGGTGTTTACCGATTTATTATGGAGGAGAACATTCAACGATTTATGAAGACTTCCCACCGAATAGCTTTATTGATTATTGTCAGTTTAACAGTCCCATAGAACTCTTTAACTATATTGATCAGATGGAATGGTCAGAATATCAGCACAGGATGAATTTATGTATTGACACGTTTAACAAAATGGCTAAAATAATGAAAGAAAATCAATATTTTATCCCAAACCGCACAGATTGTTTAATTAAAAGAATTATCGCGATGTTTGCTTAA
- a CDS encoding tetratricopeptide repeat protein, which yields MDNHSMLETYINLGQQYYQQKNWQEALINYQKAIEIQPNTPLIHYQIGEIYWNLEEWENAIAAFQQEITLNPNFPGSYFFMANSLMQLRLWKPAIEAYLKALQLQPDFVWSYYGLGYAYFQDHQWENAIANYLKTIELKPDLIDSYQNLGYSCIKLGRWNQALEYYNQLLTFEGAVLFPPHNYLREMLIQGKTVQLLDNPKRPDSKIIKIFQADPGLYSMINQQSSGYQKQVFSGLKDQGIEVTEDLREADIIISQYFVVLESFARQYGQIKKYLLYTEEPRFDLNFENKVNVEGVDIHIMNIYTGDVFLNNYSLCIWRSNVFSKPLNPIIEDDFLRPQDKKIVALMSKHPVAGFTTLVRDGNSIDLYEIRNHIALEGHRLGKVDIYGKGWEAGVTIEDSRDGDWTNRKFEILQDYHFNLCFENTIAPHYCTEKIWDAIIGGCLPIYYGGQNSTIYEDFPQNSFLDYCEFNHPQELFQYIEKMTFSEYRERLNLCIETFNQVEKTLKNNNFYILKRTDNLARKIRSIVCVL from the coding sequence ATGGATAATCATTCGATGCTGGAAACCTATATTAATCTGGGTCAGCAATATTATCAACAGAAGAATTGGCAAGAAGCTCTGATCAATTATCAAAAAGCGATTGAAATTCAACCAAACACCCCTTTGATTCATTATCAAATTGGAGAGATTTATTGGAATTTGGAAGAATGGGAAAATGCGATCGCAGCTTTTCAACAGGAAATAACCCTTAATCCTAATTTTCCTGGGTCATATTTTTTTATGGCAAATAGTTTGATGCAATTAAGATTATGGAAACCTGCTATTGAGGCTTATTTAAAAGCTTTACAATTACAACCGGATTTTGTCTGGAGTTACTATGGTTTGGGTTATGCTTATTTCCAAGATCATCAATGGGAAAATGCGATCGCAAATTATTTAAAAACAATTGAATTAAAACCAGATTTAATTGATAGTTATCAAAACTTAGGTTATTCTTGCATTAAATTGGGTCGCTGGAATCAAGCTTTAGAATATTATAACCAATTATTAACCTTTGAAGGAGCAGTTCTTTTTCCTCCCCATAACTATTTGCGAGAAATGTTAATCCAAGGGAAAACAGTTCAACTCTTAGATAACCCTAAACGTCCAGACTCAAAAATTATTAAAATTTTCCAAGCTGACCCCGGTTTATATAGTATGATTAATCAGCAATCTTCTGGTTATCAAAAACAAGTCTTTTCTGGTCTTAAAGATCAAGGAATTGAGGTGACAGAAGATCTCAGGGAAGCAGATATTATTATTTCTCAATATTTTGTCGTTTTAGAAAGTTTTGCTCGTCAATATGGTCAGATCAAAAAATACCTTTTATATACGGAAGAACCTCGGTTTGATCTAAACTTTGAGAATAAAGTTAATGTAGAGGGTGTAGATATCCATATTATGAATATTTACACGGGGGATGTATTTTTAAATAATTATAGTTTATGTATTTGGCGGAGTAATGTGTTTAGCAAACCCTTAAACCCAATAATTGAGGATGATTTTTTGCGACCGCAAGACAAAAAAATTGTGGCGTTGATGTCAAAACATCCGGTTGCTGGCTTTACGACTTTAGTTCGGGATGGAAATAGTATTGATTTGTATGAAATCCGAAATCACATTGCTTTAGAAGGTCATCGTTTAGGGAAAGTGGATATTTATGGAAAAGGTTGGGAAGCGGGAGTAACCATCGAAGACTCTAGGGATGGAGACTGGACAAATCGCAAGTTTGAAATTCTCCAAGATTATCATTTTAATCTGTGTTTTGAAAATACCATAGCTCCCCATTATTGTACAGAAAAAATTTGGGATGCGATTATTGGTGGCTGTTTACCGATTTATTACGGTGGACAGAACTCAACAATTTATGAGGATTTTCCCCAAAATAGTTTTTTAGACTATTGTGAGTTTAATCATCCTCAAGAGTTATTCCAATATATTGAAAAAATGACATTTTCAGAATATCGAGAACGGTTGAATTTGTGTATTGAGACGTTTAATCAAGTCGAGAAAACCTTAAAAAACAATAATTTTTATATTCTGAAACGGACGGATAATTTAGCGAGAAAAATTAGAAGTATTGTTTGTGTTCTATAA
- a CDS encoding 16S rRNA (uracil(1498)-N(3))-methyltransferase: MVQLQRIAIAPEQIQDEHLILTAEQQHYLGRVLRLKQGDRFIIIEGQGQWWIAELMVNLPSVSPQAKLIETVSIKTELPVEIILIIALPKGDGFEEIVRCCTELGVTQFIPVISKRTILKPSPQKVERWRRIATEAAEQSERQIIPKILDPVSFPQGLLTLSTFRSNTQSSVQYICEGRGNYQPFMLELMSIIADKIPDKIMIATGPEGGWTEEEIQAAIAIGFQPISLGKRILRAVTAPIVAVSQIMGIIEHKQYF; encoded by the coding sequence ATGGTTCAACTTCAACGCATTGCGATCGCTCCTGAACAAATTCAAGACGAACACTTAATTTTAACGGCTGAACAACAGCATTATTTAGGTCGAGTGTTACGGTTGAAACAGGGCGATCGCTTTATTATTATTGAAGGTCAAGGTCAATGGTGGATAGCAGAATTAATGGTTAATTTACCTTCTGTTTCTCCCCAAGCTAAATTAATCGAAACTGTCTCAATAAAAACCGAATTACCTGTTGAAATTATATTAATTATAGCCTTACCGAAAGGAGATGGATTTGAGGAAATTGTGCGCTGTTGTACGGAATTAGGTGTAACACAATTTATCCCAGTTATTAGTAAAAGAACAATCTTAAAACCTAGCCCTCAAAAGGTAGAACGGTGGCGCAGAATTGCCACAGAAGCCGCAGAACAATCGGAACGTCAAATTATTCCCAAAATTCTTGATCCGGTTTCGTTTCCACAAGGATTATTAACCCTATCAACCTTTAGGAGTAACACTCAATCTTCTGTTCAATATATTTGTGAAGGTCGAGGAAATTATCAACCTTTTATGTTAGAATTAATGTCAATTATAGCTGATAAAATACCCGATAAAATTATGATTGCTACGGGGCCGGAAGGGGGGTGGACAGAAGAGGAAATTCAAGCAGCGATCGCTATTGGATTTCAACCGATTTCCTTGGGAAAACGCATATTAAGAGCCGTTACAGCGCCCATTGTAGCAGTATCTCAGATTATGGGTATTATAGAACACAAACAATACTTCTAA
- the sir gene encoding sulfite reductase, ferredoxin dependent, producing MTLSATPPKVNKPSKVEGLKERSNFLREPLATELLNDLNYFSEDAIQILKFHGSYQQDNRDNRVKGQEKDYGMMLRTRSPGGFIPPQLYLTLDRLSDEYGNHTIRATTRQGFQLHGVLKKNLKTVLASIINNMGSTLGACGDINRNVLAPPAPYKNRPEYEYARTYANNIADLLTPQTGAYYEIWLDGEKFITAEEDPEVKVARLRNTNGTNYTDSPEPIYGTYYMPRKFKCAVTVPGDNSLDIYTQDLGLVVITNAAGELEGFNILVGGGLGRTHNKEETFARMADEIGYVDKADIYDAVKAIVATQRDYGDRTNRRHARMKYLIHDWGVDQFREKAEEYFGKSFQPFKPLPAWNYEDYLGWHEQGDGQLFVGISVDNGRIKDEGNFRLKTVLRQIVEQFDVPMLVTASQNVILYEISPEVQPKIQTLLKEHGIKTETEIDPLERYSMACPALPTCGLAMTESERIIPSVLGRIRVLLDNVGLQQEHFVIRMTGCPNGCARPYMAELGFVGSAPDTYQIWLGGSPNQTRLAEAFVDRLSIHDLETFLTPIFVYFKQDRKPEEGFGDFCYRVGFDALRKFITSYSTTVSMNIETQEAPVFTGSQTLPEISDSDAPLDTSKIRHRVSVRDSIYNQLKAESKRLGKPVVELATQAIEEYLEKLKVQ from the coding sequence ATGACTCTATCCGCAACACCTCCCAAGGTTAATAAACCCTCGAAAGTTGAAGGGCTTAAAGAACGCAGCAATTTCTTGCGGGAACCCCTCGCCACAGAACTGTTGAATGATTTGAACTACTTCTCGGAGGATGCAATTCAAATTCTCAAATTTCACGGCTCTTATCAACAAGATAACCGAGATAATCGAGTTAAAGGACAGGAAAAAGACTATGGAATGATGCTGCGAACCCGCAGTCCTGGGGGCTTTATTCCCCCTCAATTGTATTTAACTTTGGATCGCTTATCTGATGAATATGGAAACCATACAATTCGGGCTACGACTCGTCAAGGGTTCCAATTACACGGAGTTTTAAAGAAAAATCTTAAAACAGTTTTGGCTTCTATTATTAATAATATGGGGTCAACTTTAGGGGCTTGTGGAGATATTAACCGCAACGTTTTAGCACCTCCAGCACCTTATAAAAATCGTCCTGAGTATGAATATGCCCGGACTTATGCCAATAATATTGCTGATCTGTTAACTCCCCAAACAGGAGCCTATTATGAAATCTGGTTAGATGGGGAAAAATTTATTACCGCAGAAGAAGATCCAGAGGTAAAAGTCGCTCGTCTTCGGAATACAAATGGTACGAATTATACGGACTCCCCAGAACCCATTTATGGCACTTATTATATGCCCCGCAAGTTTAAATGTGCGGTGACGGTTCCAGGGGATAATTCTCTGGATATCTATACTCAAGATTTGGGTTTAGTTGTCATTACTAATGCCGCCGGAGAGTTGGAAGGGTTTAATATTTTAGTCGGGGGAGGTTTAGGACGGACTCATAATAAAGAAGAAACCTTTGCCCGTATGGCTGATGAAATTGGCTATGTGGATAAAGCGGATATTTATGATGCGGTGAAAGCCATTGTTGCGACTCAACGGGATTATGGCGATCGCACCAACCGACGTCACGCCAGAATGAAATATTTAATTCATGATTGGGGTGTGGATCAATTCCGTGAAAAAGCTGAAGAATATTTCGGAAAATCCTTTCAACCGTTTAAACCTTTACCTGCTTGGAACTATGAAGATTATTTAGGATGGCATGAACAAGGAGATGGTCAATTATTTGTAGGAATTTCTGTTGATAATGGTCGGATTAAAGATGAAGGAAATTTCCGCCTGAAAACGGTTTTACGCCAAATTGTAGAACAGTTTGATGTGCCGATGTTAGTCACGGCGAGTCAAAATGTGATTCTGTATGAAATTTCCCCAGAGGTTCAACCTAAGATTCAAACCCTCCTCAAAGAACATGGGATTAAAACCGAAACGGAAATTGATCCCCTAGAACGCTATTCGATGGCGTGTCCGGCGTTACCGACCTGCGGATTGGCGATGACAGAATCAGAACGGATTATCCCTAGTGTATTGGGACGGATTCGGGTATTGTTGGACAATGTGGGTTTGCAACAAGAGCATTTTGTCATTCGGATGACAGGATGCCCTAATGGTTGTGCTCGACCCTACATGGCGGAGTTAGGCTTTGTTGGGAGTGCTCCTGATACCTATCAAATTTGGTTAGGGGGTTCTCCGAATCAAACACGATTGGCTGAAGCTTTTGTGGATCGCTTATCGATTCACGATCTCGAAACGTTTCTGACTCCCATCTTCGTTTATTTTAAACAGGATCGGAAACCAGAAGAGGGTTTTGGAGATTTTTGCTATCGTGTCGGCTTTGATGCGCTTCGCAAGTTTATAACCTCTTACTCAACGACTGTCTCAATGAACATTGAAACTCAAGAAGCGCCCGTTTTTACGGGTAGCCAGACCCTACCAGAGATTAGCGATTCTGATGCTCCCCTAGATACGAGCAAAATCCGACATCGGGTTAGCGTTCGAGATTCCATTTATAATCAGTTAAAAGCTGAATCTAAACGATTGGGGAAACCAGTGGTTGAGTTAGCCACTCAAGCAATTGAAGAATATTTAGAAAAACTGAAAGTCCAGTAG
- a CDS encoding chlororespiratory reduction protein 7 has translation MPDALMYDEDTFVVLETHQPEQFMTVAELLEKLKSVLSESQDNLPQDLQRFTTIEEQAQYLIDTSCDLNLKPGQYLQWYAVRLEK, from the coding sequence ATGCCAGATGCGCTAATGTACGATGAGGATACCTTTGTGGTCTTAGAAACCCATCAACCGGAACAGTTTATGACGGTTGCAGAACTCCTCGAAAAGCTCAAATCTGTTTTATCAGAATCTCAAGACAATTTACCCCAGGATTTACAACGCTTTACCACCATTGAAGAACAAGCGCAATATCTGATTGATACAAGTTGTGACCTTAACCTCAAACCGGGTCAATATTTGCAGTGGTATGCGGTGAGGTTGGAGAAGTAG
- a CDS encoding DUF2854 domain-containing protein: MLRQTSLGALGLVVGGILTVVGFAAYFADNATLNLAGFFYGIPLLLGGLALKAAELKPIPMTQATSSEVLAVREQQATETQNQIRKDVTRYRYGQEAHLSDVLERLGLSPNREERPTLQGIRETIIDGSYTLILQFYSPLISLDTWQNKQEKIAKFFGPGLKVEITQPQEEQIDVALIVEG, from the coding sequence ATGTTACGTCAAACTTCTCTCGGAGCCCTAGGTTTAGTGGTCGGTGGAATTTTAACCGTAGTGGGTTTTGCAGCTTATTTTGCAGATAATGCAACCTTAAATTTAGCTGGATTTTTCTATGGTATTCCCCTATTATTGGGGGGACTCGCCCTCAAAGCGGCAGAATTAAAACCCATTCCGATGACTCAAGCGACATCCTCTGAGGTTTTAGCGGTACGAGAGCAACAAGCTACAGAGACTCAGAATCAAATCCGCAAAGATGTCACCCGTTATCGCTATGGCCAAGAAGCCCATTTATCCGATGTCTTAGAACGTCTAGGACTCAGCCCCAACCGCGAAGAACGTCCCACCCTCCAAGGTATCCGAGAAACGATTATTGATGGGTCTTATACACTGATTTTACAGTTTTATTCTCCCTTAATATCCCTGGATACTTGGCAAAATAAACAAGAGAAAATCGCTAAGTTCTTTGGCCCAGGTCTGAAAGTTGAAATTACTCAACCCCAAGAAGAACAGATTGATGTGGCTTTAATTGTAGAAGGTTAG
- a CDS encoding response regulator transcription factor, with product MRILLVEDDERITKALAEAFMDHHYVVDVVHDGQMGWEFVESAVYDVIILDVMLPRLNGIQFCQRLRQRGNTTPVLMLTAKDTSADKVLGLDVGADDYVIKPFDLQELLARVRALLRRGNSALPPVLEWGNLRLDPNSCEVTYCEEILSLTPKEYGLLELFLRNPGRVLSREMILDHLWSFEDIPGDDTVKTHIKRLRQKLKIVGASSTLIETVYGLGYRLKTQRD from the coding sequence ATGAGGATTTTATTAGTCGAAGATGATGAACGGATTACAAAAGCCTTAGCTGAAGCTTTCATGGATCATCATTATGTGGTAGATGTTGTTCATGATGGTCAGATGGGGTGGGAGTTTGTGGAATCGGCTGTCTATGATGTGATTATTTTAGATGTAATGTTACCCCGACTCAATGGAATTCAGTTTTGTCAACGATTAAGACAACGGGGAAACACAACACCTGTATTGATGTTAACGGCAAAAGATACCAGTGCAGATAAAGTATTAGGGTTAGATGTGGGGGCGGATGATTATGTGATTAAACCCTTTGATTTACAAGAGTTATTAGCTAGAGTTCGAGCGTTATTAAGGCGGGGAAATTCCGCGTTACCTCCTGTATTAGAATGGGGAAATCTTCGTTTAGATCCTAATAGTTGTGAAGTAACATATTGTGAAGAAATTTTATCTTTAACCCCTAAAGAATATGGGTTGTTAGAATTATTTTTGCGAAATCCTGGACGAGTGCTTTCACGAGAAATGATTTTAGATCACCTTTGGTCTTTTGAAGATATTCCGGGGGATGATACAGTTAAAACCCATATCAAAAGATTAAGACAAAAACTTAAAATAGTCGGGGCATCATCCACATTAATTGAGACAGTATATGGCTTGGGATATCGGCTCAAAACGCAACGTGATTAA